A single genomic interval of Desulfovibrio intestinalis harbors:
- the uvrA gene encoding excinuclease ABC subunit UvrA — protein sequence MNTSTNKPCIHIEKARQHNLKNISLDIPRDELVVICGPSGSGKSTLAFDIVYAEGQRRYVESLSAYARQFLPQMDKPDVEKIEGLSPAISLEQQSVSRNPRSTVGTVTEIYDFLRVFFARLGRMYCPQCGRPIEARAADEIISDILALPQGSKFMVLAPLVELQKGTHQDKFKKLKAEGFARVRVNGVFYTLDDVPVLDKNKKHSIDLVVDRLVNKEGIRGRLADSVELALRYGEGRLVVHMPDKAAAGEDADTVHSTSSVCTHCRISLPAPSPQLFSFNGPQGACPRCVGLGGVDYFEPRLIAPNVGLSLNTGVLLPWATDKMFSRYEDALKALGKRFKFTLSTPLEDFSEDALAALFYGEDEKGKPARSSLGLRRNWMGGNVALGAGGDYQSEHFTAARSTGDVSVNDKRWPGVVPLLESGMQYGDAWREALSRYRQTMDCPDCKGARLNVNALSVRVDDLNIASFCSLSVERALEWLEKREFTGRHVVIAEPLMKELTHRLSFMRSVGLEYLSLGRSMSTLSGGEAQRIRLASQLGSGLVGVTYVLDEPSIGLHPRDNERLLGTLRSLQARGNTVLVVEHDEATICEADTVIELGPGSGAHGGDIMFQGNVDDLLSKADTLTARYLRGDDTIALPDARREPQGELVLHNVTTNNLRNVDCRIPLGVLTCVTGVSGSGKSSLVVDTLYKHLALNLGLRVDQPGTIGGLAYENGAVPVERIVAIDQTPIGRTPRSNPATYTKIFDEIRNIFAMTQDARKRGYKPGRFSFNVRGGRCEACGGDGQIRVEMHFLPDVYVTCDVCKGKRYNHETLEVRYKGLNIAEVLNLTVRQARELFENYPTLERRLAVLEEVGLEYLRLGQPATTLSGGEAQRIKISRELGKRSLPGTMYILDEPTTGLHMHEVGKLIKVLHALVDKGASVVVIEHNTDMILASDHVLDMGPGGGENGGLIVSAGTPEAIVADPNSVTGSFLMQERLDRVKRRVS from the coding sequence ATGAACACCAGCACCAACAAGCCCTGCATTCACATCGAAAAGGCCCGCCAACACAACCTCAAAAATATCAGCCTGGACATCCCGCGTGATGAACTGGTGGTCATTTGCGGGCCTTCTGGCTCGGGAAAATCCACACTGGCTTTTGACATTGTGTACGCTGAAGGCCAGCGACGCTATGTGGAATCCCTTTCGGCCTACGCCCGCCAGTTTTTGCCCCAGATGGACAAGCCTGATGTGGAAAAAATTGAAGGTCTTTCGCCTGCCATTTCTCTTGAGCAGCAGAGCGTGTCGCGCAACCCGCGCTCCACAGTGGGCACGGTTACAGAAATTTACGACTTTTTGCGCGTCTTTTTTGCCCGGCTTGGCCGCATGTACTGCCCCCAGTGCGGACGCCCCATTGAAGCCCGCGCCGCAGACGAAATTATTTCTGACATCCTTGCCTTGCCGCAGGGTTCCAAATTTATGGTGCTGGCTCCGCTGGTAGAACTGCAAAAGGGCACCCATCAGGACAAGTTTAAAAAACTCAAGGCCGAAGGTTTTGCCCGGGTGCGCGTCAACGGCGTTTTTTATACGCTGGATGATGTGCCTGTTCTGGACAAAAACAAAAAGCACAGCATCGACCTTGTGGTAGACCGTCTGGTCAATAAGGAAGGCATCCGGGGACGCCTGGCGGATTCGGTAGAGCTGGCCCTGCGCTACGGTGAAGGCCGTCTTGTGGTGCACATGCCCGACAAGGCCGCAGCGGGCGAGGATGCCGATACCGTGCACTCCACGTCTTCGGTATGCACGCACTGCCGTATTTCGCTGCCAGCGCCCAGCCCACAGCTTTTTTCCTTCAACGGGCCGCAGGGGGCCTGCCCGCGTTGCGTGGGCCTTGGCGGGGTCGATTACTTTGAGCCCCGCCTCATTGCTCCCAATGTGGGGCTTTCGCTCAATACTGGCGTGCTTCTGCCCTGGGCAACGGACAAAATGTTCAGCCGTTACGAAGACGCACTCAAGGCATTGGGCAAGCGCTTCAAGTTCACGCTGTCCACTCCGCTGGAAGATTTTTCTGAAGACGCACTGGCCGCGCTTTTTTATGGCGAGGACGAAAAGGGAAAGCCCGCGCGGTCTTCTCTGGGACTGCGCCGTAACTGGATGGGCGGCAACGTGGCTCTCGGAGCCGGGGGCGACTATCAAAGCGAGCACTTCACCGCAGCCAGAAGCACGGGTGATGTGAGCGTTAATGACAAGCGCTGGCCGGGCGTTGTGCCCTTGCTGGAAAGCGGCATGCAGTATGGCGACGCTTGGCGCGAGGCTCTTTCGCGCTACCGCCAGACAATGGACTGCCCCGACTGCAAGGGGGCACGGCTCAATGTAAACGCGCTTTCCGTGCGTGTGGACGATCTCAACATTGCGTCCTTCTGTAGCCTGTCTGTCGAGCGTGCTCTGGAGTGGTTGGAAAAACGTGAATTTACGGGCCGCCATGTGGTCATCGCTGAACCGCTTATGAAGGAACTGACCCACCGTCTGTCCTTCATGCGCAGTGTGGGATTGGAATATCTTTCCCTTGGGCGGTCCATGTCCACCCTTTCCGGCGGCGAAGCGCAGCGCATCCGTCTGGCAAGCCAGCTGGGTTCCGGCCTTGTGGGGGTGACCTATGTTCTGGACGAACCCTCCATCGGTCTGCATCCGCGTGACAACGAGCGCCTTTTGGGCACCTTGCGGTCGTTGCAGGCGCGCGGCAATACCGTTCTGGTGGTGGAACACGACGAAGCCACCATCTGCGAAGCAGACACGGTTATTGAACTTGGTCCGGGTTCCGGCGCGCACGGCGGTGATATCATGTTTCAGGGCAACGTGGACGACCTGCTGTCAAAGGCAGACACCCTCACGGCCCGCTATTTGCGCGGTGACGACACCATCGCTTTGCCCGACGCCCGGCGTGAGCCGCAGGGCGAGCTGGTGCTGCACAATGTGACCACCAACAACCTGCGAAATGTGGACTGCCGTATTCCCCTGGGCGTGCTGACTTGCGTGACCGGGGTTTCCGGTTCCGGCAAAAGCTCGCTGGTAGTGGACACGCTTTACAAGCATCTGGCCTTGAACCTTGGCCTGCGCGTGGATCAGCCCGGCACCATCGGCGGTTTGGCCTATGAGAACGGTGCTGTTCCCGTTGAGCGCATAGTGGCCATTGACCAGACGCCCATCGGGCGCACGCCGCGCTCAAACCCGGCCACCTACACCAAGATATTTGACGAAATTCGTAATATTTTCGCTATGACGCAGGACGCCCGCAAGCGCGGTTACAAGCCGGGGCGGTTCAGCTTCAACGTGCGCGGCGGCAGGTGTGAAGCCTGCGGCGGCGACGGTCAGATTCGGGTAGAAATGCATTTTTTACCTGACGTTTACGTAACCTGCGATGTGTGCAAGGGCAAACGCTACAACCACGAAACCCTTGAGGTGCGCTACAAGGGCCTGAACATCGCCGAGGTGCTCAATCTGACGGTGCGGCAGGCCAGAGAGCTGTTCGAGAATTATCCGACGCTGGAACGCCGTCTTGCCGTGCTGGAAGAAGTGGGGCTGGAGTATCTGCGGCTTGGTCAGCCCGCCACCACACTTTCGGGCGGGGAGGCGCAGCGCATCAAGATTTCGCGTGAACTGGGCAAGCGTTCACTGCCGGGCACCATGTATATTCTGGACGAACCCACAACCGGCCTGCACATGCATGAGGTGGGCAAGCTCATCAAGGTGCTGCACGCCCTGGTGGACAAGGGTGCCAGTGTGGTGGTCATTGAGCATAATACAGACATGATTCTGGCTTCTGACCATGTGCTGGATATGGGGCCGGGCGGTGGTGAGAACGGCGGGTTGATCGTCTCTGCCGGAACGCCTGAGGCCATTGTGGCCGACCCCAACTCCGTCACCGGGAGCTTTCTTATGCAGGAAAGGTTGGACCGGGTTAAACGGCGCGTCAGCTAG
- a CDS encoding MarR family winged helix-turn-helix transcriptional regulator, translating to MSDKEQLRQRVIGGILSIAQRMEEVNGLFDKAGASLGEAELGKLTQPEMDFLTLIADEGPLNGATAARKLGMPRGGISKIAARLQVAGLVEPRKMPGDKKSQLYALTDKGQRAAGLRRTLHDLTEDMLWERLKASPQEDLERFAHMLARTSDALGEANRQVRINATALLAARSAVTDGTDKS from the coding sequence ATGTCAGATAAAGAGCAACTGCGGCAGCGTGTCATTGGCGGCATTTTAAGCATCGCGCAGCGTATGGAAGAGGTAAACGGGCTGTTTGACAAGGCCGGGGCCAGCCTTGGCGAGGCGGAACTTGGGAAGTTGACTCAGCCAGAAATGGATTTTCTGACCCTTATTGCCGATGAAGGGCCGCTGAACGGCGCTACCGCAGCCAGAAAACTGGGCATGCCTCGGGGCGGAATATCTAAAATAGCTGCCAGATTGCAGGTGGCGGGACTTGTGGAACCTCGTAAAATGCCCGGTGACAAAAAGAGCCAGCTCTATGCTCTTACGGATAAAGGGCAGCGGGCGGCGGGTTTGCGCCGCACTCTGCATGACCTGACGGAAGATATGTTGTGGGAAAGGCTGAAGGCCAGCCCGCAAGAAGATCTGGAGCGCTTTGCACACATGCTGGCGCGCACGTCCGACGCGCTGGGCGAGGCCAACAGGCAGGTTCGCATAAATGCGACAGCCTTGCTGGCGGCACGTTCCGCCGTAACAGACGGAACAGATAAAAGCTGA
- a CDS encoding TrmH family RNA methyltransferase produces the protein MPKEPTARRKARLLEVLSHRQPDLTLVLANIHDPHNVSAIYRSCDAFGVSRVNLYYTNTPFPVLGRKTSASARKWVESVRHKDSAALMENLRDQGMQVLATSCSPTARPLREWDFTKPTAIIMGNEHSGVEQDLLEQADGELYIPMYGMIQSFNVSVAAAIILSEAARQRGNAGMYDAPHMEAAALEEKLQEWLEK, from the coding sequence ATGCCCAAGGAACCCACGGCAAGGCGCAAGGCCCGCCTGCTTGAAGTGTTGAGCCATCGCCAGCCTGACCTGACGCTGGTTTTGGCGAATATTCATGATCCGCACAATGTGTCGGCCATCTATCGTTCGTGCGATGCCTTTGGCGTCAGCCGGGTAAACCTGTACTACACCAACACGCCCTTTCCCGTGCTTGGACGCAAAACTTCGGCTTCCGCCCGTAAATGGGTAGAAAGCGTGCGCCACAAAGACAGTGCCGCCCTTATGGAAAACTTGCGCGACCAGGGCATGCAGGTGCTCGCCACTTCCTGCTCTCCCACGGCACGGCCCTTGAGGGAATGGGATTTTACCAAGCCCACGGCGATCATTATGGGCAACGAGCACAGCGGAGTGGAGCAGGACCTGCTTGAGCAGGCTGACGGCGAGCTTTACATCCCCATGTACGGCATGATCCAGAGTTTTAACGTTTCGGTGGCTGCGGCCATCATTCTGTCCGAGGCCGCGCGCCAGCGTGGCAATGCGGGCATGTACGACGCCCCGCATATGGAAGCGGCGGCTCTGGAAGAAAAATTACAGGAATGGCTTGAAAAATAG